One Diospyros lotus cultivar Yz01 chromosome 1, ASM1463336v1, whole genome shotgun sequence genomic window carries:
- the LOC127809421 gene encoding uncharacterized protein LOC127809421 isoform X2 gives MGHSHNRHSVDSQQQHHEAVDGLLNLFTRANHDLTLVQHKLQMEFQHIYPDHANPMKLVSRIKKVQEDLASLKEQCRELLAAKQDLIDKARMTLVGNRSLLQRLQVSAGVHLTSDVDDPAYTNFNQIIDEWAVQVRSRTADGKQDSSFEDINQLLFSAVVQGN, from the exons atgGGGCACTCGCATAATCGGCATAGTGTAGACAGCCAGCAGCAGCACCATGAAGCGGTGGACGGTTTGCTGAACTTGTTCACCAGGGCCAACCACGACCTCACCCTTGTCCAGCACAAGCTCCAAATGGAGTTCCAACATATCTACCCTGACCAC GCAAACCCGATGAAGCTCGTGTCTCGGATAAAGAAAGTGCAAGAAGATTTGGCCTCTTTGAAAGAGCAGTGCCGAGAACTACTCGCAGCCAAACAG GATTTGATTGACAAGGCCAGGATGACTCTAGTTGGGAATAGATCTTTACTACAACGTTTGCAAGTATCTGCTGGTGTTCATCTAACTAGTGATGTTGATGATCCTGCATACACAAACTTCAACCAG ATTATAGATGAGTGGGCTGTTCAGGTGCGATCAAGGACAG CGGATGGGAAGCAGGACTCAAGTTTTGAGGATATCAACCAGCTTCTCTTCTCAGCAGTTGTTCAGGGCAACTGA
- the LOC127809435 gene encoding uncharacterized protein LOC127809435 produces MSSCVYCGCRPMISVKLVEKSSGFVVPQRGLATGGALMNQRRSRVLRASMVESSSNFIKRMETAWLISQQPRPIVCTTCDSNGHVECKWCGGTGFFILGDNMLCQVPSRNTSCVICAGKGTTCCVDCKGTGYRARWLEQPPIPRR; encoded by the exons ATGTCGAGCTGTGTATATTGCGGATGCAGGCCCATGATTTCCGTGAAATTGGTTGAGAAAAGTAGTGGGTTCGTGGTGCCACAGAGAGGGCTGGCAACTGGCGGCGCCCTGATGAATCAGCGGAGAAGTAGGGTTCTTCGGGCTTCAATGGTGGAGAGCTCCTCCAATTTCATTAAGCGCATGGAGACGGCTTGGTTAATCTCTCAG CAACCAAGGCCCATTGTTTGCACTACCTGTGACTCGAATGGGCATGTTGAGTGCAAATGGTGTGGCGGCACTGGCTTCTTCATTCTCGGTGATAACATGCTTTGCCAAGTCCCCTCCAGAAACACTAGCTGTGTTATTTGCGCTGGAAAG GGGACGACATGCTGCGTGGATTGTAAGGGAACTGGCTATCGTGCTAGGTGGTTGGAACAGCCTCCCATTCCCAGGCGCTAG
- the LOC127809421 gene encoding uncharacterized protein LOC127809421 isoform X1 produces MGHSHNRHSVDSQQQHHEAVDGLLNLFTRANHDLTLVQHKLQMEFQHIYPDHGLLSQANPMKLVSRIKKVQEDLASLKEQCRELLAAKQDLIDKARMTLVGNRSLLQRLQVSAGVHLTSDVDDPAYTNFNQIIDEWAVQVRSRTADGKQDSSFEDINQLLFSAVVQGN; encoded by the exons atgGGGCACTCGCATAATCGGCATAGTGTAGACAGCCAGCAGCAGCACCATGAAGCGGTGGACGGTTTGCTGAACTTGTTCACCAGGGCCAACCACGACCTCACCCTTGTCCAGCACAAGCTCCAAATGGAGTTCCAACATATCTACCCTGACCAC GGTTTGCTTTCGCAGGCAAACCCGATGAAGCTCGTGTCTCGGATAAAGAAAGTGCAAGAAGATTTGGCCTCTTTGAAAGAGCAGTGCCGAGAACTACTCGCAGCCAAACAG GATTTGATTGACAAGGCCAGGATGACTCTAGTTGGGAATAGATCTTTACTACAACGTTTGCAAGTATCTGCTGGTGTTCATCTAACTAGTGATGTTGATGATCCTGCATACACAAACTTCAACCAG ATTATAGATGAGTGGGCTGTTCAGGTGCGATCAAGGACAG CGGATGGGAAGCAGGACTCAAGTTTTGAGGATATCAACCAGCTTCTCTTCTCAGCAGTTGTTCAGGGCAACTGA